Proteins encoded together in one Oceanobacillus iheyensis HTE831 window:
- the motP gene encoding flagellar motor protein MotP — MTKRDLLTPLGITLGFTMIMVAIMSNSGSEGISSFADISSIFIVIGGLTASMLITFKMEQIRLTKRVLKEAFHKSQRSIPQLIQLFIHLSDRARREGILALENELDEVEDPFIRKGMMLAVDGVEPEVITDILTAEITAMEDRHYKGRQLIEKAAEYAPAWGMIGTLIGLVLMLNKLAEPASLGPSMAVALLTTLYGTVLANLFFTPMAGKLESKTEEEVFIRQIIIEGIIGVQSGQNSRILEEKLSAFLTEEDIQTEKNKINEKSYAGEKLNEA, encoded by the coding sequence ATGACAAAACGTGATTTATTAACTCCACTTGGTATTACACTTGGATTTACAATGATAATGGTAGCAATTATGTCTAACAGTGGTTCTGAAGGAATATCATCATTTGCAGATATTTCATCTATATTTATCGTGATAGGCGGATTAACTGCATCCATGCTGATAACGTTTAAAATGGAACAAATTCGACTGACAAAAAGAGTATTAAAGGAAGCATTTCACAAAAGCCAACGGTCCATTCCTCAACTAATTCAATTATTTATTCATTTATCAGATCGTGCTAGAAGAGAAGGAATTCTTGCCTTAGAAAATGAATTGGATGAAGTAGAAGATCCATTTATTCGTAAGGGTATGATGTTAGCGGTAGATGGTGTAGAGCCTGAAGTAATTACAGATATATTAACGGCAGAAATTACTGCCATGGAAGATCGGCACTACAAAGGACGTCAGTTAATTGAGAAAGCAGCGGAATATGCTCCTGCATGGGGGATGATTGGTACCCTTATAGGTTTAGTGCTTATGCTGAATAAGTTAGCTGAGCCTGCATCGTTAGGTCCCAGCATGGCGGTAGCATTATTGACTACCTTGTATGGCACTGTCTTAGCTAATCTATTTTTCACTCCAATGGCTGGAAAACTTGAGTCTAAGACGGAAGAAGAAGTATTTATAAGACAGATAATTATTGAGGGTATAATTGGAGTACAGTCAGGCCAAAATTCACGAATTTTAGAAGAAAAGCTCAGTGCTTTTTTAACTGAAGAGGATATACAAACAGAGAAAAATAAAATAAATGAAAAGTCCTACGCTGGAGAAAAGTTAAATGAAGCGTAG
- the ccpA gene encoding catabolite control protein A, with translation MNVTIYDVAREANVSMATVSRVVNGNPNVKPTTRKKVLATIEQLGYRPNAVARGLASKKTTTVGAIIPDISNIFFSELARGIEDIATMYKYNIILSSSDQNKDKELELINTMLEKQVDGILFMGGNISEEHIHQFQTSSVPVVLASTYDPTDTIPSVNIDYELAAYEATKQLIQKGNKQPALVGSKADTSVNNLKTSGYLRALKEANIEVNEDYIYKDEYAYQTGIEAVEYLIGLDDQPNAVFVMYDEIALGVIHGAQDKGLDVPNDLEVFGFDNIRLSTMVRPTLTTIVQPTYDIGAVGMRLLTKYMNKEQVDEKNVVLPHRIEFRNSTIQ, from the coding sequence ATGAATGTGACTATTTACGATGTAGCAAGAGAAGCAAATGTCTCCATGGCTACGGTTTCTCGTGTGGTTAACGGAAACCCGAATGTGAAACCAACAACAAGAAAGAAAGTATTAGCAACAATTGAACAACTTGGATATCGTCCCAATGCTGTAGCAAGAGGGCTTGCAAGTAAAAAGACAACAACTGTTGGAGCGATTATTCCTGATATCTCCAATATATTCTTTTCAGAACTAGCGCGTGGGATTGAAGATATTGCTACCATGTATAAATATAATATAATTTTGAGTAGTTCGGATCAAAACAAGGATAAGGAATTAGAATTAATTAATACCATGCTGGAAAAGCAGGTTGATGGAATACTGTTTATGGGTGGTAATATTTCAGAAGAACATATTCACCAATTTCAAACTTCGTCAGTTCCTGTCGTATTAGCTTCCACATATGATCCAACAGATACTATTCCTTCAGTGAATATTGATTATGAACTTGCTGCATATGAAGCAACAAAGCAATTAATACAAAAAGGAAATAAGCAGCCTGCATTAGTTGGAAGTAAAGCAGACACTAGTGTAAACAACTTGAAAACCAGTGGTTATCTAAGAGCGTTAAAAGAAGCAAATATAGAAGTAAATGAAGATTATATATATAAAGATGAGTATGCTTATCAAACTGGAATTGAAGCAGTAGAATATCTTATAGGTTTAGATGACCAGCCTAATGCTGTGTTTGTTATGTACGATGAAATAGCATTAGGAGTTATCCATGGAGCTCAGGATAAAGGACTTGATGTGCCTAATGACTTAGAAGTATTTGGCTTTGATAACATTCGCTTATCAACAATGGTTCGACCTACATTGACAACTATCGTACAACCAACATATGATATAGGCGCAGTAGGGATGCGATTGTTAACGAAATATATGAACAAAGAGCAAGTCGATGAAAAAAATGTTGTTTTACCTCATCGAATTGAGTTTAGAAACTCAACAATTCAATAA
- a CDS encoding bifunctional 3-deoxy-7-phosphoheptulonate synthase/chorismate mutase — protein MSNEMDQLRQQMDDINLEILDLINQRASVVQEIGKLKTKQSIIRFDPVREREMLDYIKENNNGPFQDATLEHIFKEIFKASLELQEDDHSKALLVSRKKKPENTVVNLKGKEVGNGELSYVFGPCAVESYEQVAAVAQSVKEKGLKLLRGGAFKPRTSPYDFQGLGVEGLQILKKVADEYDLAVISEIVNPAHIEEAIDYIDVIQIGARNMQNFELLKAAGDAKKPVLLKRGLSATISEFINAAEYIMSRGNGDIILCERGIRTYEKATRNTLDISAVPILKKETHLPVMVDVTHSTGRRDLLLPTAKAAIAVGADGVMAEVHPDPAVALSDSAQQMDIPTFDQFYKEIKEVEGRLK, from the coding sequence ATGAGTAATGAAATGGACCAACTAAGACAGCAAATGGATGATATAAATCTAGAAATACTAGATTTAATCAATCAACGTGCAAGTGTTGTACAAGAAATAGGGAAATTAAAAACGAAACAGAGCATTATTCGCTTTGACCCAGTTCGTGAACGAGAAATGCTAGATTATATTAAAGAGAATAATAACGGGCCATTCCAAGATGCTACGTTAGAACATATATTTAAAGAAATCTTTAAAGCAAGTTTAGAGTTGCAGGAAGATGATCATAGTAAAGCTTTATTAGTATCACGTAAGAAGAAACCAGAGAATACTGTAGTTAATTTAAAAGGAAAAGAAGTTGGAAATGGTGAATTAAGTTATGTTTTTGGACCATGTGCAGTTGAGAGTTATGAGCAAGTTGCAGCTGTAGCTCAATCGGTAAAAGAAAAAGGCCTAAAACTACTTCGAGGTGGAGCATTTAAGCCTCGTACTTCTCCGTATGATTTCCAAGGTTTAGGAGTAGAAGGGTTACAAATACTTAAAAAAGTGGCAGACGAATATGATTTAGCAGTAATTAGTGAAATTGTGAATCCTGCTCATATTGAAGAAGCAATCGATTATATAGATGTTATTCAAATTGGTGCTAGAAATATGCAAAACTTTGAATTACTTAAAGCAGCAGGCGATGCGAAAAAACCTGTATTATTAAAAAGAGGACTTTCTGCTACCATTTCAGAATTTATAAATGCCGCAGAATACATTATGTCTAGAGGAAATGGGGACATTATCCTTTGTGAACGTGGTATTCGAACATACGAAAAAGCAACAAGAAATACATTGGATATATCAGCAGTACCAATATTAAAGAAAGAAACGCATTTACCAGTTATGGTGGACGTTACGCATTCCACTGGTCGTAGAGACCTCTTGCTGCCAACAGCAAAAGCAGCAATAGCGGTTGGTGCAGATGGTGTAATGGCAGAAGTACATCCTGATCCTGCAGTAGCATTATCTGATTCTGCTCAACAAATGGATATTCCAACTTTCGATCAATTCTATAAAGAAATTAAAGAAGTAGAAGGTCGTTTGAAATAA
- a CDS encoding cell division protein FtsA, giving the protein MPHTMFALDIGTRSVTGILLEMEESTYEVFDYVEIEHTERSMRDGQIHHVVAVAEVIKQVKQTLEERNGLTLKTACVAAAGRSLKTAKAKATITLNNQPITNQEEIKHMELLAVQQAQRNLVIEENQDTIMHYCVGYSVLKYQLDNEDIGSFIDQQGDTATVHIIATFLPKVVVESLLAALQRAELEMEALTLEPIAAIQVLIPESMRRLNVALVDIGAGTSDIALTDQGTVIAYGMVPVAGDEITEAISDHYLLDFPKAEQMKRQIVNDGESQIEDILGFETNVTYNQCVEDIRSSIHHLSDQITEEILRLNEKVPRAVMLVGGGSLTPELSKNIAANLELPENRVAIRGIEAIASLSKTARTPQGPAFVTPIGIAIAASQNPVHYVTVTVNKNRVRMFEMKKLTVGDCIIQSGIDTNKLYGNSGTDISIVVNGRDLAIPGTAGEPPVIYVNSELASIDDSVKNGDIIDVQTGASGNSPHLQLNEIIDPPKLTIYYGQELVTLPTKILVNGLERSMDYIILDKDKIEWKEKLTVLDFIELKSIPTKDDFNVYVNNREFTIPEAITTIHINGRKGTKESTISTNDKLEISSFISPSVSDLLHQLDIKMEQTCEIMFNNQPLVISQPIAWVYRNHEQLAKDSLLYNGDHIQLKEDVLKPFIFQDIFRFISLDIYNLDPGFKIYRNDQPSSFDETIHPGDRLEIK; this is encoded by the coding sequence ATGCCTCATACCATGTTTGCACTAGATATTGGTACGCGCTCCGTTACTGGTATTTTATTAGAAATGGAAGAAAGCACTTATGAAGTCTTCGATTATGTAGAAATAGAACATACAGAACGGTCCATGCGAGATGGTCAGATACATCATGTTGTTGCTGTAGCTGAAGTGATCAAACAAGTAAAGCAAACATTAGAAGAAAGAAATGGTCTTACGTTAAAAACTGCTTGTGTAGCAGCTGCTGGACGCTCTTTAAAGACAGCAAAGGCAAAAGCAACTATCACACTTAATAATCAACCAATTACGAACCAAGAAGAAATAAAACACATGGAACTTTTAGCTGTTCAACAAGCTCAACGCAATCTAGTGATCGAAGAAAATCAGGATACTATAATGCACTATTGCGTCGGGTATTCTGTACTAAAATATCAATTAGATAATGAGGACATCGGATCATTTATTGATCAACAAGGAGATACTGCAACCGTACATATTATCGCTACGTTTCTACCGAAAGTCGTAGTTGAATCTCTTTTGGCTGCACTTCAACGCGCAGAATTAGAAATGGAAGCATTGACTTTAGAACCAATTGCGGCTATACAAGTATTAATCCCAGAATCTATGCGAAGATTAAATGTTGCTTTGGTCGATATTGGAGCCGGTACAAGCGATATTGCACTAACTGACCAAGGAACGGTAATTGCTTATGGTATGGTTCCTGTTGCCGGAGATGAAATCACAGAAGCAATAAGTGATCATTACTTATTAGATTTTCCGAAAGCAGAACAAATGAAACGCCAAATTGTTAATGATGGTGAATCACAGATAGAAGATATATTGGGTTTTGAGACAAATGTTACCTACAATCAATGTGTTGAGGATATTCGTTCTTCCATACATCATTTATCTGATCAAATCACAGAAGAAATCCTCAGACTAAATGAAAAAGTACCACGTGCTGTCATGCTTGTTGGAGGAGGAAGTTTAACTCCCGAACTCAGCAAAAACATTGCTGCCAACCTAGAATTACCTGAAAATAGAGTGGCGATCAGAGGCATTGAAGCCATTGCAAGCTTAAGTAAGACTGCTCGCACACCACAAGGACCGGCTTTTGTAACTCCTATTGGTATTGCAATTGCAGCCAGCCAAAATCCAGTTCATTATGTGACAGTTACTGTGAATAAGAATCGTGTTCGTATGTTTGAAATGAAAAAATTAACGGTAGGAGATTGTATTATTCAGTCAGGAATTGATACAAATAAACTATATGGAAATTCAGGAACAGATATTTCCATAGTCGTAAACGGACGAGACTTAGCTATCCCAGGAACTGCTGGGGAGCCTCCTGTAATATATGTTAATTCGGAATTAGCGTCCATTGATGATTCCGTAAAAAACGGCGATATTATTGATGTACAAACAGGAGCTTCAGGTAATTCTCCTCATTTACAGTTAAATGAAATTATCGATCCACCTAAACTAACTATTTATTATGGACAAGAGCTTGTTACACTTCCTACAAAAATATTAGTTAATGGACTAGAACGTAGTATGGACTATATTATCCTAGATAAAGATAAAATAGAGTGGAAAGAAAAGCTAACGGTACTAGATTTTATAGAATTAAAATCAATTCCTACAAAAGATGACTTTAACGTATATGTGAATAATCGAGAATTTACAATTCCAGAAGCAATAACAACTATCCATATTAATGGCCGAAAAGGTACAAAAGAATCCACTATCTCTACTAATGATAAGTTGGAGATTTCATCCTTTATATCTCCATCTGTATCTGATCTTTTACATCAATTAGATATAAAGATGGAACAAACATGTGAAATTATGTTTAATAACCAACCTCTTGTTATAAGTCAGCCAATTGCATGGGTATATCGAAATCATGAGCAATTGGCTAAAGATTCTTTACTATATAATGGAGATCACATTCAATTAAAGGAAGACGTCCTAAAACCATTTATTTTTCAAGATATTTTTCGTTTTATCTCATTAGATATTTATAATCTAGATCCTGGATTTAAAATCTATCGAAACGATCAACCGTCTTCATTTGATGAAACGATCCATCCAGGGGATCGACTAGAAATCAAATAA
- a CDS encoding YtxH domain-containing protein, with amino-acid sequence MADNQDNNQINTKDFLIGSLIGGLVGASAALLFAPKSGKDLRGDINDGAVQVKHRADGWKIVAQEKGSEWKDKAYTTSKEFKKKAMDTTSDLSKSVASKSQDFTDNVKKKASEFKDNAAEKVGEVKEDASNKKKEIQADAEIKKAELEVEATKKKAEAKNTSKKEAQEVKK; translated from the coding sequence ATGGCTGATAATCAAGATAATAATCAAATTAACACGAAGGACTTTCTTATCGGATCACTAATAGGAGGACTAGTTGGGGCATCTGCAGCACTACTTTTTGCTCCGAAGTCTGGAAAAGATTTACGTGGTGATATAAATGATGGTGCTGTACAAGTGAAGCATCGTGCAGACGGATGGAAAATTGTTGCTCAAGAAAAAGGCTCAGAGTGGAAAGATAAGGCATATACAACATCTAAAGAATTTAAGAAGAAAGCGATGGATACAACTTCAGATCTTTCAAAATCAGTTGCATCAAAATCACAAGATTTTACAGACAATGTAAAGAAGAAGGCTTCTGAATTTAAAGATAATGCAGCTGAAAAAGTAGGAGAAGTGAAAGAAGACGCATCAAATAAGAAAAAAGAAATTCAAGCAGATGCAGAGATAAAAAAAGCAGAGTTGGAAGTTGAAGCAACAAAGAAGAAAGCAGAAGCAAAAAACACATCAAAAAAAGAAGCACAAGAAGTTAAAAAATAA
- a CDS encoding DUF948 domain-containing protein, which yields MEIILYIAAGIAALAFVILVVYVIITLKATKQTLNDVSGTLQGLEKQMQGVTSEATQLLNKTNRLAEDMNQKSSKLDSLFESAKGIGNTLQDFNQTLAHLSKIISKHSKEDQEKAAQAVKWGASLFEFWNNRKNKSK from the coding sequence ATGGAAATCATACTATACATTGCCGCAGGGATTGCAGCTCTTGCTTTTGTAATACTGGTGGTTTATGTAATTATTACACTTAAAGCAACAAAGCAAACACTAAATGATGTTTCAGGTACATTGCAAGGGCTGGAAAAGCAAATGCAAGGTGTAACATCCGAGGCTACACAATTATTAAATAAGACGAATCGACTTGCAGAAGATATGAATCAAAAATCATCAAAATTAGATAGTCTGTTTGAAAGTGCAAAAGGAATTGGAAATACGCTTCAAGATTTTAATCAGACATTAGCACATCTATCAAAAATTATTTCTAAACATTCGAAAGAAGATCAGGAAAAAGCAGCACAAGCAGTTAAATGGGGTGCATCGCTGTTTGAATTCTGGAATAACAGAAAGAATAAATCGAAATAA
- the murC gene encoding UDP-N-acetylmuramate--L-alanine ligase produces MTTYHFIGIKGTGMSALAQILHDSGEKVQGSDFEKRFFTQEALEQKNITILPFSKENIKEDYTIIAGNAFSDDHIEIQKAKELGCKFYRYHEFLGEWLKQYTSIAVTGAHGKTSTTGLLSHVLKSAYPISYLIGDGTGNGHVDSEYFVFEACEYRRHFLKYEPDYAIMTNIDFDHPDYFTSLDDVVDAFQSMADRVKKCIVACGDDEQLQGIHTKVPVIYYGFNDSNDFQAQNVVETANGTEFDVFVRNTYYDHFIIPTYGNHTVLNALAVIAICHYEGISVEHMKQLDTFEGVKRRFTEKEIGSQIVIDDYAHHPKEISVTIESARKKYPNKNVVAIFQPHTFTRTKTFLKEFADSLNEADNVYLCDIFKSAREDSGQLTINDLQKLIPNSQLLSLKETEVLQEFKDSVLIFMGAGDIQKFQAAYEETTTKSTNFQD; encoded by the coding sequence ATGACAACTTACCATTTTATAGGTATAAAAGGAACTGGAATGAGTGCACTTGCACAAATTCTTCATGACTCTGGAGAAAAAGTGCAAGGATCTGATTTTGAAAAGCGTTTCTTTACTCAAGAAGCGTTAGAGCAAAAAAATATTACTATTTTACCGTTTTCTAAAGAAAATATTAAAGAAGATTATACAATAATTGCAGGTAATGCGTTTTCTGATGATCATATTGAAATTCAGAAGGCTAAAGAGCTTGGATGTAAATTTTACCGTTATCATGAGTTTCTAGGTGAATGGCTAAAACAGTACACAAGTATTGCAGTCACTGGAGCGCATGGGAAAACTTCAACGACTGGTTTGTTATCACATGTTTTAAAATCTGCTTATCCAATCTCCTATTTAATTGGGGATGGAACTGGCAATGGTCATGTAGATAGCGAATATTTTGTTTTTGAAGCATGTGAGTATCGTAGACACTTTTTAAAATACGAGCCTGATTATGCGATTATGACGAATATTGATTTCGATCATCCAGATTACTTTACAAGTTTAGATGATGTCGTTGATGCATTTCAGTCTATGGCAGATCGAGTTAAAAAGTGTATTGTGGCATGCGGTGATGATGAACAATTACAAGGAATTCATACAAAGGTACCTGTCATCTACTATGGTTTTAATGATTCTAATGATTTTCAGGCACAAAACGTAGTAGAAACAGCAAATGGCACTGAATTTGACGTATTTGTACGGAACACCTACTATGATCACTTTATAATTCCTACGTATGGAAATCATACGGTATTGAATGCACTGGCTGTTATTGCCATTTGTCATTATGAAGGGATTTCCGTTGAGCATATGAAACAATTGGATACCTTTGAAGGAGTTAAACGTCGATTCACAGAAAAGGAAATAGGATCACAAATTGTTATTGATGATTATGCACATCACCCTAAAGAAATATCTGTTACAATAGAGTCTGCAAGGAAAAAATATCCAAATAAAAATGTGGTAGCTATTTTCCAACCACATACATTTACTCGTACAAAAACATTCTTAAAAGAGTTTGCAGATAGTCTAAATGAAGCGGATAATGTATATCTGTGTGATATATTTAAATCGGCACGTGAAGATTCAGGACAGTTAACCATTAATGATTTGCAGAAATTAATTCCTAACAGTCAATTATTATCTTTAAAGGAAACAGAAGTTTTACAAGAATTTAAAGATAGTGTTCTAATATTTATGGGAGCGGGAGATATTCAGAAATTCCAGGCTGCTTATGAAGAAACAACTACTAAATCAACAAATTTTCAAGATTAA
- a CDS encoding DNA translocase FtsK: MWEQWIEKLKNVFTKEVEVEETIEVEVDNPEPKSEVKARMTYQYPSRSSFKFPVIPDETEKNQTNHQTYEPAYKKRHSQRSLRREQEETKQEQNQVQVSEQNQVPDQDQTYTYRKSTSNYKENQFIRSNDEYTQTTDNNGRKVYKKNPDIPFQPTDVPSPIYGYQKRYSTSIDDIPAFQRKKENHLHEDTEVVEDSNKNKVGNHLLVQEKEEDQQTSSIEKKAEDNSLATLDSKPPETESFANNEAASTTEPAEPVVTQEEEKPTNDKKINPVDDNQSNQAYRKHSAQKNATPFNVMMTPRDKKNMHEQKKREQTHSRLMESERKREAALQQAQQKLNLENGQKNVVKEETPAENTKANLSIPYHLLDDPIRRTEDDSVWLNEQRELLEKTLKHFQVKAKVVHATQGPSVTRFEVQPEMGVKVSKIKNLADDLKLNMSAQDIRIEAPIPGKNTVGIEIPNRHAEMVGLQSIFESTSFKESRSPLSIALGLTIEGNPKVTNIQKMPHGLIAGATGSGKSVCINTILISLIYKASHEDVKFLLIDPKMVELAPYNGIPHLVSPVITDVKAATQSLKWAVNEMEDRYERFVEEGVRDIERYNQKMIKQGRIDKKMPFIVIVIDELADLMMMSPQDVEDAISRIAQKARACGIHLLLATQRPSVDVITGLIKANIPTRIAFSVSSQVDSRTIIDSSGAEKLLGKGDMLFVENGAGKSVRLQGPFVSDDEIERVATYARSIAEPNYLFEQEELLEQITVDEEEDELLQEAISFVIAQNGASTSLLQRHFKIGYNRAARLIDSLESRGIISGQNGSKPREILISKTQADDM, encoded by the coding sequence ATGTGGGAACAATGGATAGAAAAATTAAAAAATGTATTTACAAAAGAAGTTGAAGTCGAAGAGACGATTGAAGTTGAAGTAGATAATCCTGAGCCAAAGTCAGAAGTAAAGGCAAGAATGACTTATCAGTACCCGTCTCGATCTTCATTTAAATTTCCTGTAATTCCCGATGAGACGGAAAAAAATCAAACGAATCACCAGACATATGAACCTGCTTATAAAAAACGACATTCCCAACGCAGTTTAAGAAGGGAACAAGAAGAAACAAAGCAAGAACAAAATCAAGTTCAAGTTTCAGAACAAAATCAAGTTCCAGATCAAGATCAAACATATACTTATAGAAAATCTACCAGTAACTATAAAGAAAACCAATTTATAAGATCAAATGATGAATATACACAGACGACGGATAATAATGGTAGAAAGGTATACAAGAAAAATCCAGATATTCCTTTCCAACCAACAGACGTACCATCACCAATCTATGGATATCAAAAAAGATATTCTACATCGATTGATGATATACCAGCTTTCCAACGTAAAAAAGAAAATCATCTTCATGAAGATACCGAAGTTGTTGAAGATAGTAACAAAAATAAAGTCGGGAATCATTTGTTAGTACAAGAGAAGGAAGAGGATCAGCAAACTTCATCGATAGAAAAAAAGGCAGAAGATAATAGTCTAGCTACGTTAGATTCTAAGCCACCAGAAACTGAGAGTTTTGCAAATAATGAAGCTGCTTCTACGACGGAACCAGCGGAACCAGTTGTTACACAAGAAGAAGAAAAACCAACAAATGATAAAAAAATCAACCCGGTGGATGATAATCAGAGTAATCAGGCATATAGAAAGCACTCTGCTCAGAAGAATGCTACACCATTCAATGTAATGATGACTCCAAGAGATAAAAAAAATATGCATGAACAGAAAAAAAGGGAACAGACACACTCTCGATTAATGGAATCTGAACGCAAGCGAGAAGCTGCATTACAGCAAGCGCAACAAAAATTGAATTTAGAGAATGGGCAAAAAAATGTAGTGAAAGAAGAAACACCCGCAGAAAATACGAAAGCTAACCTATCGATTCCATACCACCTATTGGATGACCCCATCCGTCGTACGGAAGATGATAGTGTTTGGTTGAACGAACAACGGGAACTGTTGGAAAAAACATTAAAGCATTTCCAGGTGAAGGCAAAAGTAGTTCATGCAACGCAAGGTCCTTCTGTAACCCGTTTTGAGGTACAACCTGAAATGGGGGTTAAGGTAAGTAAAATAAAGAATTTAGCGGACGACTTAAAATTAAATATGTCAGCACAAGATATTCGTATAGAAGCACCAATACCGGGGAAAAACACAGTAGGAATTGAAATACCAAACCGTCATGCTGAGATGGTCGGTTTGCAATCAATTTTTGAAAGTACATCATTTAAAGAGAGCAGATCACCACTTAGTATAGCACTTGGTTTGACAATTGAAGGAAATCCAAAAGTGACGAATATACAAAAAATGCCCCATGGCCTCATCGCTGGGGCTACTGGATCAGGAAAAAGTGTGTGTATAAATACTATATTAATCAGCTTAATCTATAAAGCAAGTCATGAAGATGTGAAGTTTCTGCTTATTGATCCTAAAATGGTGGAGCTTGCCCCCTATAACGGTATCCCGCATCTAGTATCCCCGGTAATTACAGATGTCAAAGCAGCAACGCAAAGCTTAAAGTGGGCTGTTAATGAAATGGAAGACCGGTATGAACGTTTTGTTGAGGAAGGTGTTCGGGACATTGAGAGATATAATCAGAAAATGATTAAGCAAGGCAGAATTGATAAGAAGATGCCATTCATCGTTATTGTAATTGACGAGCTTGCTGATTTAATGATGATGTCTCCACAAGATGTCGAAGATGCCATTAGTCGGATTGCGCAAAAAGCACGAGCTTGTGGAATTCATTTACTGTTAGCTACACAGCGTCCTTCTGTTGATGTAATTACTGGTTTAATCAAAGCAAACATCCCAACAAGAATTGCTTTTAGTGTATCCTCACAAGTGGATTCTAGAACAATCATAGATTCTAGCGGTGCAGAAAAGCTTCTCGGTAAAGGTGATATGTTATTTGTTGAAAATGGTGCTGGGAAAAGTGTTCGATTACAAGGACCATTTGTGTCCGATGACGAAATTGAAAGAGTTGCGACGTACGCAAGATCAATTGCTGAGCCGAATTATTTATTTGAACAAGAAGAGCTATTAGAACAAATTACTGTTGATGAAGAGGAAGATGAGCTTCTACAAGAAGCGATATCATTTGTAATTGCTCAGAATGGTGCGAGTACGTCACTACTGCAAAGACACTTTAAAATTGGGTATAACCGGGCTGCTAGATTAATAGACTCTTTAGAAAGTCGAGGAATAATATCTGGTCAAAACGGTAGTAAACCTAGAGAAATACTAATTTCTAAAACCCAGGCGGATGACATGTAA
- the ytpR gene encoding YtpR family tRNA-binding protein, which translates to MDVFYNPNGIGDVLLIPLKDGNRYEMESTNYDNVTRITSADGELLGYNIFQASQVLDLPNGNGPIRLSEDLLEKIRKLFREKGIKDPLDFDLTPKFVVGYVTTKEPHENADKLSVCQVDVGTEKLQIVCGAPNVDANQKVVVAKVGATMPSGMKIKDSELRGVPSNGMICSQKELGIPNAPKEKGIYVLDDSYNVGEEFKLS; encoded by the coding sequence ATGGATGTATTTTATAATCCAAATGGAATTGGTGATGTATTACTCATCCCATTAAAAGACGGTAATCGATATGAAATGGAATCAACTAATTATGACAATGTAACACGAATAACTTCTGCTGACGGAGAATTGCTTGGATATAATATTTTCCAAGCTTCCCAAGTATTGGACTTACCAAATGGAAATGGACCTATTCGTTTAAGTGAAGATTTATTAGAAAAAATACGAAAACTCTTTAGGGAAAAAGGCATTAAAGACCCCCTTGATTTTGATTTGACTCCGAAGTTTGTAGTAGGGTATGTGACCACGAAAGAACCCCATGAAAATGCTGACAAACTAAGTGTATGTCAAGTTGATGTGGGAACAGAGAAGTTGCAAATTGTTTGTGGTGCACCAAATGTTGATGCAAACCAAAAAGTGGTAGTTGCTAAAGTCGGTGCAACGATGCCAAGCGGAATGAAAATTAAAGACTCCGAACTCCGAGGAGTACCTTCAAACGGAATGATTTGCTCCCAAAAAGAATTAGGAATCCCTAATGCACCAAAAGAAAAAGGAATTTATGTATTGGATGATTCTTATAACGTGGGAGAAGAATTCAAATTGTCTTAA